The Deltaproteobacteria bacterium sequence CAGCCAGCTGGAAAAAACCTACCAGGACCTGGAGATGGAACTGGGGCGGGCAGCGGCAGACGAAGAGGTGGCTGAGGCCATGGGGCTTTCTATTGAAGGCTTCCATCGTTTGCTGGATGAGGTCAGGAGCGCCTCGATCCTGAATATTGACATCTTTTTCGGCTATCTTCACAATCATAGCCGTGACGACCTCTTCGATCTCATGACCAAAGAAACCAGCCAGGACCCGTTAGCCGCTCTCAATATGCAGGAAATCAGAAACATCCTGGCACTAACCATAGAGAAATTACCGGAAAAAGAGAAGCTTGTCATCTCGATGTACTACTATGACGAATTAACCATGAAAGAGATCGGCGAAGTCCTGGATTATACTGAATCCCGGATCAGCCAGCTTCATACCAAGGCCATCGCGCGCCTCCACGCTCGCCTGCGCCATTACTTCGAGACTCAACCGAGATAAAGACCATGGCTGAGGAAAACGACGAACTGCTGAAAGACACGGACCTCGAGGAAGAAGACCTGGAAGGAAGCGATCAACTCCTCCACGCAGAAGGCTTTCCTGCTGAGACGCCTTTAGTGGAAGACGCTGGCCCTCCGACCAAAAAGGTCGAACTAGATGTTGAAGAACTGCCAGAAGAGTTGGCCAGGGAAGAAGAGCCGGAAGAAGAGGAAGAGGAACACCTGGAAGAAGAAGCCGTCGAGGAAGAAGAACCCCGGAAATTAAAAACCGCTAAATACAAGCTTTTCATAGCCGGAACTGCCGGCGGACTGATCCTGATTCTGATCATAGCCGGACTTATTCTCTTGATCGGCCCTGGCAAGAAAAAGGTGGACCAAGTCGGATCAGCCGAACCGGTCAGGCAAAAACTCCTGGTCAACATGAAACCGTTCATCATTGACTTCTCCTCCTCCGGCCAGGACGTGATCCTCAAACTCACCATGTCACTGACCTTCTCCAGCCCGGAAGCCGAGGCTGAATTCAAAAATCAGCAGGTCGTCATGCGGGACCTGATTTACCGCTTCCTGCAGGGACACGCCTCGGTTGATCTCAATAAGCGCGCCGCCTTACTGTCCCTGCAGAAAGATATCGCCAGATTGATTAACTCGGCCCTGACCCGAGGGCAGGTAAACATGGTCCTGTTCCAGGAGCTCCTGCTGGTTTGAGGTGTAATTATGTTCGCCCCTGATGACATGAAT is a genomic window containing:
- a CDS encoding FliA/WhiG family RNA polymerase sigma factor; the encoded protein is MKELPQPGHDSWSSLTEEERTEYIEKYAPLIRYIADRLALRLPSHVSREDLISSGVLGLIDAIDKFDPDRNIMFKTYAEFRIKGAILDELRSMDWVPRSIRRKSSQLEKTYQDLEMELGRAAADEEVAEAMGLSIEGFHRLLDEVRSASILNIDIFFGYLHNHSRDDLFDLMTKETSQDPLAALNMQEIRNILALTIEKLPEKEKLVISMYYYDELTMKEIGEVLDYTESRISQLHTKAIARLHARLRHYFETQPR
- a CDS encoding flagellar basal body-associated FliL family protein; this translates as MAEENDELLKDTDLEEEDLEGSDQLLHAEGFPAETPLVEDAGPPTKKVELDVEELPEELAREEEPEEEEEEHLEEEAVEEEEPRKLKTAKYKLFIAGTAGGLILILIIAGLILLIGPGKKKVDQVGSAEPVRQKLLVNMKPFIIDFSSSGQDVILKLTMSLTFSSPEAEAEFKNQQVVMRDLIYRFLQGHASVDLNKRAALLSLQKDIARLINSALTRGQVNMVLFQELLLV